In Rhopalosiphum padi isolate XX-2018 chromosome 3, ASM2088224v1, whole genome shotgun sequence, the genomic stretch CTATTATTCACGgtatacatttttggaaaatcaTTCGGGTttcgaacataatattaaaaattaaagttttttttcgttggattaatttatttgaaacataaataattaaaacataaattaaaataattttctaaatgagAATTCACATTTCACAATAGTCTacaatttagatttaataatcataacaataaGTTTAGTCTTGAGAGGCCATCTTCAAGTAATATTAACATGATagtcattacaaaataaatattatacaaaaatcaattaataatcaaaaaatatttcataaatcatattttttttcgtattgatgTAATCAAAATTAGTGCCTACTGCCTACAAATGAAAGCctaagataatataaatgtttatgatatttaaagtttttattaattatttttcagtacttttgatttattgtatatttatttaaattttatctgaAAATAGGTccgctaaaataaaaaacatgtttaacaatatataatacttttagctATTGTgagttctaatttttaaatgatttgtatTGTTACtctaatatataacaaatattgatatacatatatatcgttTTATAAATAACCTTTAATTCAAAACATCAgtctatttaaatataggtatatgtataatttattattaatataaaaaaattgatttatattgatgctatactataatataagatacaTTAGTACgtaaaacgaataataaaaaaaattaattgatttaaataattattatatggccaattaaaatttaaaatggatCAGACTCGTCGATATGcagtatttatcattattgttgcGGCAAATCAGGTATtataaaagaaagaaaataacacaaaacatttgaaaaactgAAACACCGATGACGCACAAATCGCCGTTCAGCGATGCGACAATCGGTGACCAAGTACTGTGGGACATAGAGTCGCCACATTGTTTTCCTTGGCTGTTGAGCATTTACGCGTATCTATAACAacgaaatacaatattataatttgtatttcatttGCTAGTAATCAATTCACTTATTTATTCAACTGTTTAGTTtgacacatttaatatttgaataataagaaGGTTAAGAATAGATACTCTATATTTCTTAATCCGAAATCGAATACCTTTTTATTTCGATGAATCGCATTCAAAGGATCTATTGCCAGAGTAAGTTCtatacacgatataatattattaaattgataatacgCGCGTAGTTCAATACCGTGAACAATAATCGGCATCGCTGTTTTTATCATCTATATCTAGTCAAGACTGCGGTGAAGAATTTTCAAGATCGTCCTGCAGGATCATTATACAAGATCGACGACATCGGTGGCTATCCTGCCGGATACAATCCTAAAGTGCACGGACCGTATGATCCGGCCCGTTTTTACGGGACGCCCGTCACGCCGTTTTCGCAACTGAAACTGTGCGAGGTTACGGATTGGTTGAGGTGCCGCGATAAATCGCCAAAAGCGATCGCTGGATTATTTTCGCGCGCTTATTGGAGATGGTCACACCAATATGTACAACCGAAACGTACAACAGCTGCTCCGTTAATTCATAGTCTTGTCGGCATGATGTTAGTGTTCTACATCATGAACTACGGCAAAATTATTCGTGAACGCAAATACAAACATCactaataatctataatagttTTCATCATAATGTATTGTATGAGTGTTTTAAACCATCATGTTtaccaaattaataatataaattctgcTGTTTAAGAGATGTCCTGCAGTCCGCATCATGCGACATGCATTGTTTTGAACagtagaatttatattattatttaagtaaacacGATGGTTTAAAATActcttacaataattaaaataaaagtactcGTGTAAAATGTTGTGTTTGTACTTGGAATAAagttctttaataaaaaaaaaaacaaaagaatatattatttaatatttattataataatattttctagcaaagatgtaaaaataaagcaggtataaaataatataaatgattccACCAAATAAGATTTgattaaatgttgttaaaaacttaaaatatatagctaggtaatgaaacaaaaaatatatccaaattatgaattaaagatgattaaaatacaatttgttaatGTGATTTTgccattttacatttatatatctatctatatgactatattaaattcaataaaaatattttaaattcttcaaacattaagtattttaatcaaatattacaattaagtattttaCTACCAGTTTTGAAAACTTCGATAGAAAATCCTTCAACACAGTGATATAATTGAGCACCATCTGTTAtgggttttaattaattttacaatgaagtGTATTTTTGTGTGTATGTATCTCACAGTACACAcgataattagttaaaaaatggTTCGAATGTTCGTTATTTAACTTCGAGGGTGATTTCTGATAGAATTTACTAGTTTGTACTTAAAAGAACTAaagaataaatttatacttaatatttttcaaaataaatgagaaaaacaaaaaattagagAAAAATGGGATTTTTACACATAACCAgtatttgacaaaatcaattttgcatTAGATACTCGAAATTTTCACGAAATATCTATGTTagcattttttattacacaagtttaattctaaaaatattttaacgttattaatagtagtttttgaaattctatttttttttaaagttttttttcttataaataccgataaaaacttttaagtgggtataaaaatgtttgaaaatttaacacaagaTTTCTCATAAGTTGTTCActtaccaattaaaaaatatcaaaaatttagaggctaaaaatatttttttgtttgtgtttaAAAATCTATAGTTTTACCGAAATTCGTAAGATcttgaaaattttcaaattaatttttaattaatta encodes the following:
- the LOC132928050 gene encoding putative ATP synthase subunit f, mitochondrial encodes the protein MYTNPRKSIISLKTAVKNFQDRPAGSLYKIDDIGGYPAGYNPKVHGPYDPARFYGTPVTPFSQLKLCEVTDWLRCRDKSPKAIAGLFSRAYWRWSHQYVQPKRTTAAPLIHSLVGMMLVFYIMNYGKIIRERKYKHH